A region of the Akkermansia muciniphila genome:
ACTTTTTCACAGAAAAAGAGATTTCTCAAACAACTAAAACACAAACCACTGACAATAATGAACAAAATTGACTTTCTCATTCTGTTTGACGTCACAGACGCCAACCCGAACGGTGATCCGGATGCGGGAAACCTGCCGCGCATGGATGCTGAATCCGGCCATGGCTTGATTACAGACGTATGCCTGAAACGCAAGGTCCGCAATTTCATTCAATTGACCAAGGACGGCGAACCCGGCTACGAAATTTATGTTAAGGAAAAAGCCATCCTGAACAACCAGCAGAACCGGGCCTACGTGGCTTTGGAGATCAACCAGAAGGATGCCAAACAGGCGGATTACGATAAGGCAAAATCCTGGATGTGCCAGACATTCTTTGACATACGCACCTTTGGTGCCGTAATGACTACGGGCGTCAATTGCGGACAAGTGCGCGGCCCCATCCAGATATCCTTTGCCCGCACCATTGATCCCGTTTCCACCTCGGAATTTGCCGTCACCCGGTGTGCCGTAACAACGGAAGCGGAATCCATTAAGCAAAAAGGAGACAACCGTACCATGGGAAGAAAATTCACCCTTCCCTACGCTTTATACAAAACGCAGGGATGTTTAA
Encoded here:
- the cas7c gene encoding type I-C CRISPR-associated protein Cas7/Csd2; the protein is MNKIDFLILFDVTDANPNGDPDAGNLPRMDAESGHGLITDVCLKRKVRNFIQLTKDGEPGYEIYVKEKAILNNQQNRAYVALEINQKDAKQADYDKAKSWMCQTFFDIRTFGAVMTTGVNCGQVRGPIQISFARTIDPVSTSEFAVTRCAVTTEAESIKQKGDNRTMGRKFTLPYALYKTQGCLNPFLAKQTGFSENDWKVFQNALVHLFDFDASAARPSGSMAIRKIVLFKHDSELGNAPAHKLFDAVSVVKHENVEFPRSIQDYDITIHHDLIPAGVTVEEIDC